In a single window of the Leptospira harrisiae genome:
- a CDS encoding diguanylate cyclase — MLKPNLTGRPGQRIEDTIMVILEENPNQEELVFQKIKEHPAYHLEDSQIYSAILKVLTSLEISENESESIWTEIIQNKSKLSQCMGRQVGFRVALFDYFTNINLKIKNPKIIEMKLFSDTEKLILVDELTRLYNRRHFETALIREFKQSTRYNQNLSLLIIDIDDFKKINDTYGHTTGDEILTKVAKQITSCLRMEDTACRVGGEEFAVIFPQTNEEQALIASEKLLEACRTIQLSGKSVTLSGGIVSYPEKVKTCEEMYDLADRALYTAKYSGKNQIVAYSNEKRSSLRFDANLELFFILPDKTLKTISKNISVTGIAFDTEDDITLNESFDVKLRESDTNQEINAKIKVVRKEEIGFHKFHMGAEFLELSLEDQSKLSDLYTLHRYKSKIPTGVVS, encoded by the coding sequence ATGTTAAAACCCAATCTAACCGGTCGCCCCGGACAAAGAATCGAAGATACCATTATGGTAATTTTGGAAGAGAATCCAAACCAAGAGGAACTTGTATTCCAAAAAATCAAGGAACACCCTGCGTATCATTTAGAAGATTCGCAAATTTATTCTGCCATCTTAAAAGTTCTAACTTCACTTGAAATATCGGAAAATGAATCCGAATCAATTTGGACAGAGATCATCCAAAACAAATCAAAACTCTCGCAATGTATGGGCCGCCAAGTGGGCTTTCGTGTTGCATTATTCGATTATTTTACCAACATCAATCTCAAAATAAAAAACCCAAAAATCATAGAGATGAAACTATTTTCAGATACCGAAAAACTGATATTAGTTGATGAGCTCACCAGATTATACAACCGTAGGCATTTTGAAACCGCGCTCATACGCGAATTCAAACAATCCACAAGATACAATCAAAACCTATCCCTTCTCATCATTGACATTGATGATTTTAAAAAAATCAATGATACCTACGGTCACACGACAGGTGATGAAATTTTAACAAAAGTAGCAAAACAAATCACATCTTGTTTGCGTATGGAAGACACCGCATGTCGGGTCGGTGGAGAAGAGTTTGCTGTTATATTTCCGCAAACCAATGAAGAACAAGCACTCATTGCATCAGAAAAACTATTAGAAGCTTGCCGCACCATTCAACTGAGTGGAAAATCTGTGACCCTCAGTGGCGGAATTGTATCCTATCCTGAAAAAGTCAAAACTTGTGAAGAAATGTATGACTTAGCCGATCGAGCTTTGTATACTGCCAAATATTCTGGAAAAAATCAAATTGTAGCTTATTCGAACGAAAAAAGAAGTAGTTTGCGTTTTGATGCCAACCTCGAACTCTTTTTTATCTTACCAGATAAAACTCTTAAAACCATTTCTAAAAATATTTCTGTGACAGGCATTGCATTTGATACGGAAGATGACATTACACTCAACGAATCTTTCGATGTCAAACTTCGGGAATCTGATACAAACCAAGAAATCAATGCGAAGATCAAGGTAGTGAGAAAAGAAGAAATCGGTTTTCATAAATTCCATATGGGTGCCGAATTTTTGGAACTCTCACTCGAAGACCAATCCAAACTTTCTGATTTATATACATTACACCGATACAAATCAAAAATTCCTACCGGTGTCGTTTCCTAA
- a CDS encoding TetR/AcrR family transcriptional regulator — MIPKTAGRPRSEELEPLVLKTTYEMLAKKGYHGFSIDDIVKETGVAKTTIYRRWPNKANLAMSTITHMISPFLEFPKEVPFEKAILEQMEALSRIFSGKFGKVISTLIGAGQQDSELSESILENYLLPRREAAKQFFRFAISSKQIQVLSEEEIDVCMDILYGSLYFRLLLKHEKPEFHDLRPWIEKFLRTLR, encoded by the coding sequence ATGATCCCAAAAACTGCGGGACGCCCCAGGTCGGAAGAGCTGGAACCATTGGTTTTAAAAACGACATATGAAATGTTAGCAAAAAAGGGGTATCATGGATTTTCCATAGATGATATCGTAAAGGAAACTGGAGTCGCAAAAACAACGATCTACCGAAGATGGCCAAACAAAGCAAATTTAGCCATGAGCACAATCACTCATATGATCTCTCCTTTTTTGGAATTCCCAAAAGAAGTTCCGTTTGAAAAAGCAATCCTTGAACAAATGGAAGCTCTCTCTCGAATATTTTCTGGCAAATTTGGAAAAGTCATCTCCACTTTAATTGGTGCTGGCCAACAAGACAGCGAACTTTCCGAATCTATTTTAGAGAATTATTTACTTCCAAGAAGAGAAGCAGCAAAACAATTCTTTCGTTTTGCAATTTCATCCAAACAAATTCAAGTTTTGTCAGAGGAAGAAATCGATGTTTGTATGGATATACTCTACGGTTCTTTGTATTTTCGCTTGTTATTAAAACATGAAAAACCTGAGTTTCACGATCTAAGACCTTGGATAGAAAAGTTTTTACGAACTTTAAGGTAA
- a CDS encoding methyl-accepting chemotaxis protein has product MSEETNEISLFERNLFRRGVSLIVYTKYGLSAVFLLGVAANFATKSFIPNFIGSIIFLLNGLVPGYFLRKDKEIKKSWAFTIIFIDLLILVSFFYLDIYNNYTKGDASNTINAGIFYIIFVFIAIYSSFLFESKLVMIVGIISTCLYLGGIYLSAKLGAALVGKPSPDMLRANHVIVATEVQKVIFYFGVIFSLRFVVALIREMQSDLKTKLKETLEKQNFISNKSIQLEKSASTLAASVDTLQSMSDVLHNQSQNQAASVEEISASVEELSSSAISSANLVEDQVARVKIVDQNFLSLQNISENVKTKTTKIAKDVSLSADFSKKVKTSSEELNSIYSELNQAFSKVEEINQMMSDIADQTNLLALNASIEAARAGEHGRGFAVVAQEVAKLAERSQSNAGTIAKIVKDAGLKINEGTRYSKEVKSQVESQNQELLRIESEILSLEGHVTDQETLNSQLRLTFSELHVLSEQIGMIAKEQMTGSKEINHAITVIDETTQKLADSVQLLYEEINAIHTQSKQLTLT; this is encoded by the coding sequence ATGTCCGAAGAAACAAATGAAATCAGCCTATTTGAAAGGAATCTCTTTCGGAGAGGTGTCTCACTCATAGTGTACACAAAGTACGGACTGAGCGCAGTGTTTCTTTTGGGAGTGGCCGCTAACTTTGCCACCAAAAGTTTTATCCCAAATTTTATTGGTTCCATTATCTTTTTACTCAACGGATTAGTTCCCGGATATTTTTTACGAAAAGACAAAGAAATCAAAAAATCTTGGGCTTTTACCATCATCTTCATAGATCTTCTAATATTAGTTAGTTTTTTCTATTTGGACATTTACAATAACTATACAAAGGGTGATGCAAGTAATACAATCAACGCAGGTATCTTTTATATCATTTTTGTTTTCATTGCCATTTATTCTAGTTTTCTATTTGAATCTAAATTAGTAATGATTGTTGGAATCATTTCCACCTGTTTGTATTTAGGTGGGATTTATTTGTCAGCAAAACTGGGAGCCGCCCTCGTTGGAAAACCTAGCCCAGACATGTTAAGAGCAAACCATGTCATTGTGGCCACTGAAGTGCAAAAAGTTATATTTTACTTTGGTGTGATTTTTAGTTTACGATTTGTAGTGGCTCTCATTCGGGAAATGCAATCTGATTTAAAAACAAAACTCAAAGAAACCTTAGAAAAACAAAACTTTATATCTAACAAATCAATTCAATTGGAAAAATCTGCAAGTACTCTCGCGGCTTCTGTAGACACATTACAATCCATGTCAGACGTGTTACACAACCAATCACAAAACCAAGCGGCTTCTGTTGAGGAAATTTCCGCATCCGTAGAAGAACTATCTTCTTCAGCAATTAGTTCGGCAAACCTTGTGGAAGACCAAGTCGCACGTGTAAAAATTGTGGATCAAAACTTTTTATCTCTACAAAATATTAGCGAAAATGTAAAAACCAAAACAACAAAAATTGCAAAAGATGTAAGTCTCTCCGCCGATTTTAGCAAAAAAGTAAAAACTTCCTCAGAAGAACTCAATAGCATTTATTCAGAACTCAACCAAGCCTTTTCTAAAGTTGAAGAAATCAATCAAATGATGTCAGACATTGCAGACCAGACCAACTTACTGGCACTAAATGCTTCGATTGAAGCAGCAAGAGCGGGAGAACATGGACGCGGATTTGCAGTGGTAGCCCAAGAAGTTGCAAAACTGGCAGAACGTTCCCAATCCAATGCGGGCACCATTGCAAAAATTGTGAAAGATGCGGGACTCAAAATCAACGAAGGAACCAGGTATTCAAAGGAAGTAAAATCCCAAGTAGAAAGCCAAAACCAAGAATTGCTTCGTATCGAAAGCGAAATTTTGAGTTTAGAAGGACATGTCACTGACCAAGAAACCTTAAATTCGCAACTCAGACTTACTTTTTCCGAATTGCATGTATTATCCGAGCAGATTGGAATGATTGCCAAAGAACAGATGACTGGTAGTAAGGAAATCAACCATGCAATCACAGTCATTGATGAAACCACACAAAAACTGGCTGATTCTGTCCAACTGCTTTATGAAGAGATCAACGCCATCCATACCCAATCGAAACAACTAACTTTGACCTAA
- a CDS encoding trimeric intracellular cation channel family protein: MDFSFSYYIGLSGIMVFTMSGALAALEHKDHHHDLFSVFFTGFITAIGGGTLRDITLGNYPVSWVRDENILWAIFVGFLLVILFPGILAKLRDELFLFDTLGIGIYTVLGTRIALDHGVNFFASALLGMISAIFGGVIRDTLMNEVPFIFRKEIYATACLVGSVLYIILNEWNINANWNLVISATVVVGIRVVAVRYNLGLPKIKIFD, encoded by the coding sequence GTGGATTTTAGTTTTTCTTATTACATTGGACTTTCGGGAATCATGGTTTTCACTATGTCCGGAGCTCTAGCTGCCTTGGAGCATAAAGACCACCACCATGATCTATTTAGTGTTTTTTTTACAGGATTCATCACTGCGATCGGTGGAGGAACCTTAAGAGATATTACTTTAGGAAATTACCCTGTGTCTTGGGTCCGAGATGAGAATATCCTTTGGGCTATATTCGTTGGTTTTTTACTAGTCATCCTTTTTCCAGGAATCTTAGCCAAATTAAGAGATGAATTATTTTTATTTGATACTTTAGGAATTGGAATCTATACAGTCCTTGGAACAAGAATCGCTTTGGACCATGGAGTTAATTTTTTTGCATCGGCACTTCTGGGAATGATCTCTGCTATTTTTGGGGGAGTCATTCGAGACACGTTGATGAATGAAGTCCCATTTATTTTTCGAAAAGAAATTTATGCTACTGCTTGTTTGGTGGGATCTGTTTTATACATCATATTAAACGAATGGAACATAAATGCCAATTGGAACTTAGTCATCTCCGCCACTGTTGTCGTTGGAATAAGGGTTGTTGCTGTTCGCTATAATTTAGGTCTTCCTAAGATTAAAATTTTTGATTAA
- a CDS encoding HDOD domain-containing protein, which produces MASPKAVALEYKQDLGLHSNIDDINHPILENSPFHFKFFQITDEVENTLFQVLDRFLLQLDLIIVRDSVLAAMKETVTNAIKANAKRVFFKNRASNIEDQKEYEAGIVEFKKTYLENRELIEDSLQRNNFGVFVSFIHNKSLMRIRVMNNVQLTSAESARIKERIDKAKTYNDLADAFMDMSNEQEGAGLGLIMTLMMLRNDGLGDSAFKFESGENKTVFMIDIPSKVSKENQQLEKIDNIVSQIDNLPTFPKAIKDIQDAIDKPNSSIGTIAEMIKKDIALSANILKLSNSAAFRRGGRVESLDRAIQLIGLKELQTLLYSLGTKQMLEDKFPAFTAIWEKSNESAFYCKAIGQKMAMNKADLSNLIAASLLHDIGEILLLSFDQQHMSKIKTYSNSREIASTISMEESAIGITHSKLGAMVGEKWNFPILYTKAMEFHHRPLLADNVYADIVFPIYLSDMMIAINAKEAKSSEIPAEILKLCKFQSKSEFDSFRTKIREQFLSY; this is translated from the coding sequence ATGGCAAGTCCAAAGGCTGTCGCATTAGAATACAAACAAGACTTAGGTCTACATTCCAATATTGATGATATCAATCATCCCATTCTAGAAAACTCACCATTTCATTTTAAGTTTTTTCAAATCACCGATGAAGTAGAGAATACTTTATTTCAAGTATTGGATCGATTTTTATTGCAACTTGACCTAATTATAGTTAGAGATTCTGTTCTGGCTGCTATGAAAGAAACAGTCACAAACGCAATCAAAGCAAATGCTAAACGTGTATTTTTTAAAAACCGAGCCAGTAACATTGAAGACCAAAAAGAATATGAAGCAGGTATTGTAGAGTTTAAAAAAACATATTTGGAAAATCGAGAACTCATCGAGGATTCTCTACAAAGAAATAATTTTGGTGTTTTTGTTTCCTTTATACATAACAAAAGTTTGATGCGAATTCGTGTGATGAATAACGTCCAACTCACTTCAGCAGAATCAGCAAGAATCAAGGAAAGAATCGATAAAGCAAAAACCTATAACGATTTAGCAGATGCCTTTATGGATATGTCCAACGAACAAGAAGGTGCTGGTCTAGGTTTGATCATGACTCTCATGATGTTACGTAACGATGGGTTAGGAGATTCAGCCTTCAAGTTTGAGTCTGGAGAAAACAAAACTGTATTTATGATTGATATTCCTTCTAAGGTATCCAAAGAAAATCAACAGTTAGAAAAAATAGACAATATCGTTTCTCAAATTGATAATCTGCCTACCTTTCCAAAGGCTATCAAAGATATCCAAGACGCCATTGACAAACCAAACTCCAGTATAGGAACCATTGCAGAGATGATCAAAAAGGACATCGCACTCTCTGCCAATATTTTAAAATTATCAAATTCTGCAGCCTTTCGTCGAGGAGGGAGAGTTGAGAGTTTGGATCGTGCGATCCAACTCATTGGATTGAAAGAACTTCAAACCTTATTGTATAGTCTTGGAACAAAACAGATGTTAGAGGATAAGTTTCCAGCATTTACTGCGATTTGGGAAAAATCTAACGAATCTGCCTTTTATTGTAAAGCCATTGGGCAAAAAATGGCGATGAACAAAGCAGATCTTAGCAATTTGATTGCCGCATCTCTTTTACATGATATTGGTGAAATTTTGCTTCTATCTTTTGACCAACAACATATGTCAAAAATTAAAACCTACTCAAATTCTAGAGAAATAGCTTCCACCATTAGTATGGAAGAATCTGCTATTGGGATCACACATTCAAAGTTAGGTGCAATGGTTGGAGAAAAATGGAACTTCCCAATTCTTTACACAAAGGCAATGGAATTTCATCATAGGCCCCTTCTGGCAGACAATGTTTATGCAGATATCGTATTCCCCATCTACTTGAGTGATATGATGATTGCCATCAATGCAAAGGAAGCAAAATCTTCAGAAATTCCAGCGGAAATTTTAAAACTTTGTAAGTTTCAATCTAAGTCAGAATTTGATTCTTTCCGGACAAAAATTAGAGAACAGTTTTTATCCTACTAA
- a CDS encoding MBL fold metallo-hydrolase, giving the protein MIINPKENLEIRPLYDSESGTWTYLILDRKSKQSVLVDPVLERLERDLTYIQELGYNLAVTVETHMHADHITSAGNLRDKTQCESYASEHSGAVCASKFLKDGDLFEVGNLKFLVIHTPGHTPCSISLLLNGLYLFSGDALFVRGCGRTDFQCGSSDELYESITKKLFSLPDDTIVLPGHDYKGFLSTTIGEEKQWNPRIAGKSLQEFKEIMDNLNLPEPKKIHEAVPANRVCGKVS; this is encoded by the coding sequence ATGATTATAAATCCAAAAGAAAATTTGGAAATTAGACCTCTCTACGATTCAGAATCTGGGACTTGGACTTATCTAATCCTTGATAGGAAATCCAAACAATCAGTTCTTGTGGATCCAGTGCTCGAACGCTTAGAAAGAGACCTAACATATATTCAAGAACTTGGATACAACCTAGCAGTCACAGTGGAAACTCATATGCATGCGGATCATATCACATCTGCAGGAAATTTGAGGGACAAAACGCAATGCGAATCTTATGCCTCAGAACACTCTGGCGCTGTTTGCGCTTCAAAATTTCTTAAAGATGGTGATTTATTTGAAGTAGGGAATCTTAAATTTTTAGTGATTCATACACCAGGGCATACTCCTTGTTCCATTTCACTTCTGTTAAATGGTTTGTATCTTTTTTCTGGGGATGCACTTTTTGTTCGAGGTTGCGGACGGACTGATTTCCAATGTGGTAGCTCGGACGAATTGTACGAATCCATCACAAAAAAACTATTTTCATTACCAGATGATACGATTGTCCTTCCTGGCCATGATTATAAAGGTTTTTTATCCACAACCATTGGCGAAGAAAAACAATGGAATCCAAGGATAGCAGGGAAATCACTCCAAGAATTTAAAGAGATCATGGACAATTTGAATCTTCCGGAACCAAAAAAAATTCATGAAGCAGTGCCGGCAAACCGTGTTTGTGGGAAAGTGTCATGA
- a CDS encoding nuclear transport factor 2 family protein, with translation MKPVLVLATLLFGSVGLFAKSASPSGEKVLETFFSEFGKGNAESVLNCFHPQTTITAVRSENRGENQLYGTYTGIPGAKEFLTNMGFQLDTKRFQVDQIVGKKDWVFASGSFLHIIKQTGKPFESEWALKVQIKDGKIFSYHFYEDSASFVLASKK, from the coding sequence ATGAAACCAGTATTGGTACTAGCTACTTTGTTGTTTGGAAGTGTTGGGTTGTTTGCAAAATCAGCTTCTCCCTCTGGGGAAAAGGTTTTAGAGACCTTTTTTAGTGAATTTGGAAAGGGAAATGCAGAAAGTGTTTTGAATTGTTTTCATCCACAAACGACCATTACAGCTGTTCGTAGCGAAAATCGTGGAGAAAACCAATTGTATGGAACTTACACAGGCATTCCGGGAGCCAAGGAGTTTCTAACGAACATGGGTTTCCAGTTGGATACAAAACGATTCCAAGTGGATCAGATTGTTGGTAAAAAAGATTGGGTGTTTGCAAGTGGAAGTTTTTTGCATATCATCAAACAAACTGGCAAACCTTTTGAGAGTGAATGGGCGTTAAAGGTACAAATCAAGGATGGAAAAATTTTTTCTTACCACTTTTATGAAGACAGTGCTTCTTTTGTCTTGGCTTCTAAAAAATAA
- the msrA gene encoding peptide-methionine (S)-S-oxide reductase MsrA has protein sequence MESVKNSFRALPFSILSFVFVSIFLFAQCQIYSDKEIEIQKFSLQPNKGQKLAAFAEGCFWCSEHIFESIPGVTEVVSGYAGGHTKNPNYELVNTETTGHAETVLVYYDPSKIDYAELCRIFFLSHDPTTLNRQGPDEGSSYRSILFYSSDSELKIAKSIQKEIEKNQIWKSQIVTEYQELKEFYKAEGYHQNFIKSNPNQSYVQAVSIPRYQEFQSRYKQYRKSTKESK, from the coding sequence ATGGAATCTGTCAAAAATTCTTTTCGCGCCTTACCTTTTTCGATTTTGTCTTTTGTTTTTGTAAGTATTTTTCTTTTTGCCCAATGCCAAATTTACTCTGATAAAGAAATAGAAATTCAAAAATTTTCCTTACAACCAAACAAAGGCCAGAAACTAGCTGCATTTGCGGAAGGTTGTTTTTGGTGTTCCGAACACATCTTTGAATCCATTCCTGGTGTTACTGAAGTTGTTTCAGGTTATGCAGGAGGACATACAAAAAATCCAAATTATGAATTAGTAAACACAGAAACCACTGGTCATGCTGAAACTGTCCTTGTTTATTATGACCCATCTAAGATTGATTACGCGGAACTCTGTAGAATTTTTTTCCTTTCTCATGATCCTACCACTCTCAATCGACAAGGACCGGACGAAGGATCTTCATACAGATCTATTTTATTCTATTCTTCAGATTCGGAGTTAAAAATTGCTAAATCGATTCAAAAAGAAATTGAGAAAAACCAAATTTGGAAAAGTCAAATAGTCACTGAATACCAAGAACTTAAAGAATTTTATAAGGCAGAAGGTTATCACCAAAACTTTATCAAATCCAATCCCAATCAATCATATGTTCAGGCAGTTTCTATTCCAAGATACCAAGAATTCCAATCCAGATACAAACAGTATAGAAAATCCACAAAAGAATCAAAATGA
- a CDS encoding rhodanese-like domain-containing protein has product MKSFLIFGAILGFLFIFVKRIQSKGDKDMVKQWIQNGAVVVDVRTQSEFAEGHYSGAMNIPVDVLPSQLHRLKDKETKIIVYCRSGARSERAKQILQSSGYSSVLNAGGLSDLP; this is encoded by the coding sequence ATGAAATCTTTCCTGATTTTCGGAGCCATCCTAGGGTTCCTTTTCATTTTTGTAAAACGCATCCAATCCAAAGGAGACAAAGATATGGTAAAACAATGGATTCAAAATGGAGCAGTGGTTGTCGATGTGCGAACCCAGTCAGAATTTGCTGAAGGGCATTATTCGGGAGCAATGAATATACCTGTGGATGTCCTTCCTTCTCAACTCCATCGATTGAAAGACAAAGAAACAAAAATTATTGTTTATTGTCGTTCAGGTGCAAGAAGTGAAAGGGCCAAACAAATTTTACAATCGAGTGGATATTCCTCTGTTTTGAACGCTGGTGGCCTTTCCGATCTGCCGTAA
- a CDS encoding sulfite exporter TauE/SafE family protein — MSLGLLFLLLGVGAGILGGLVGIGGGILLVPALVYFFDFNQKLAQGTTLAAMVPPIGIVAAYIYYTRGETNLFAAAFISAGFILGSIFGAGMASKIDTTTLSRFFGIFTVIVGLKMIFYPK, encoded by the coding sequence ATGAGTTTAGGATTATTATTTTTATTGTTAGGTGTAGGTGCAGGGATTCTCGGTGGGCTTGTGGGAATTGGTGGTGGAATCCTACTTGTTCCTGCTCTTGTATATTTTTTTGATTTTAATCAAAAACTAGCCCAAGGAACTACCTTGGCAGCAATGGTTCCTCCTATTGGAATCGTTGCTGCATATATCTATTATACGCGAGGAGAAACCAACCTCTTTGCTGCGGCTTTCATTAGTGCAGGGTTTATTCTGGGAAGTATCTTCGGAGCAGGAATGGCTTCCAAAATTGATACCACCACTCTCTCTCGGTTTTTTGGAATCTTTACTGTGATCGTTGGACTAAAAATGATTTTTTATCCGAAGTAA
- a CDS encoding SGNH/GDSL hydrolase family protein, translated as MKHLAKLWLLSFFVFDSCVIFQATKVPPNNLKAAIEAKSTKTPKIVFFGDSITHGRVSHDYVASIAKHPTFADSQVINEGINSRLTVQILEQLENLKKLNPDFVFLLIGTNDLKATLSEDEYNRYADLWKLKDPVSEESFVSNLTKIIQSIKKDTKAKLVVFSPPVLGEDRNSIPFQRSKRFAELTKQVATKEKVIYKPLHETLSKGLDESNLKIRKPYIQSTWGMYWTILKYYSSTSNWNDLGDSNGYYYLTDAIHLNERGGTILETMILEEFSSGKK; from the coding sequence ATGAAACACCTAGCAAAACTTTGGCTTCTCTCATTTTTCGTATTCGACTCTTGTGTTATTTTCCAAGCAACAAAAGTGCCACCAAATAATCTGAAAGCCGCAATCGAAGCAAAATCTACCAAAACACCAAAGATTGTTTTTTTCGGGGATAGCATTACTCATGGGCGAGTCAGTCATGATTATGTGGCTTCTATCGCTAAACATCCAACCTTTGCGGATTCCCAAGTAATTAATGAAGGAATTAACAGTCGCTTAACGGTTCAAATTCTAGAACAACTTGAGAATTTAAAAAAATTAAACCCAGATTTTGTTTTTTTATTAATAGGAACTAACGATTTGAAGGCGACTCTTTCAGAAGATGAATACAATCGTTATGCAGACCTTTGGAAATTAAAAGATCCAGTCTCTGAAGAAAGTTTTGTGAGTAATTTAACTAAAATAATCCAATCCATAAAAAAAGATACCAAAGCTAAACTCGTTGTTTTTTCTCCGCCTGTTTTAGGAGAAGATCGAAACTCAATTCCCTTCCAAAGGTCCAAACGATTTGCAGAACTCACCAAACAAGTAGCGACCAAAGAAAAAGTTATATACAAACCATTACATGAAACTCTATCAAAAGGTCTGGATGAATCTAACTTAAAAATTCGAAAACCATACATCCAAAGCACTTGGGGAATGTACTGGACGATATTAAAATATTATTCTTCTACTTCAAATTGGAATGATTTAGGTGATTCCAATGGATATTATTATTTAACGGATGCAATCCATTTGAATGAACGTGGAGGAACAATTTTGGAAACAATGATTTTAGAAGAATTTTCCTCAGGAAAAAAATAA